GGCGAACGACACGCCGAGGACGTCGAAGTCGCCGACCGGGCGGTGGGCGTCGACGGTGAACTGCGGCACCCCGTGCTCACGCATGAGGGCCTCCATGTCCGGCCACACCGAGTAGGTCCGCTCGGCCAGGGCGTCCGGACGCTCGTTCAGCACCTCGTAGAGGATCATCACGCCCTGGTTGGGCACGCCGACCTCGTAGGCGTCCGGGTACATCAGCGCCCAGCGCACGGTGCTCTCGCCGCCGCAGTCCCACGCCTTGACGGTGGCGTTCAGCTCACCGCCGACGTACTGGATCGGCTTGCCGACCTTGGGCAGCAGCGGCTCGAGCCGGTCGAAGACGGAGTCGCCGCAGCGGTGGGTCCTGGTGGGCTGGAGCATGGTGGCAACGCCTCCGCAGGGGCCAGTTCATCAGGGGGAGGCACCAGGGTAACCCGCGCGCCGCCTGCACCGCCGGGCCCGACGTCACCGGTCCGCCTCCCAGAATGCTGGGTTGGTGGCGCGACACGCCGGCAAAGCCGTGCCGGACGCAGCATTCTGTTCTGTGGTCAAGCTGTTCCGTGGTCGAGCTGTTTCTGTGGTCGAGTCTGTGGTCGAGGCGCCTAGGCGAGGTCGGGGAACCAGATGGCGATCTCACGGACGGCGGACTGCGGGGAGTCGCTGCCGTGCACGAGGTTCTGCTGGACGGCGACGCCCCAGTCGCGGCCGAGGTCGCCGCGGATGGTGCCGGGCGCGGCCAGCGTGGGGTCGGTGGCGCCGGCCAGGGAGCGGAACCCCTCGATGCAGCGCTGCCCCTCGATGACCGCGGCGACGACCGGGCCGGAGGACATGAACTCCAGCAGCGGCTCGTAGAACGGCTTGCCCTCGTGCTCGGCGTAGTGCCGGGACAGCAGGTCGTGGTCGGCGCGCACGACCCGCAGTGCGACGAGGGAGTACCCCTTGGCCTCCACCCGGCGCAGCACCTCGCCGGTCAGCCCGCGACGGACCCCGTCGGGCTTGACGAGGACGAGGCTGCGCTCGGTGGTCGGCTCGCTCATGAGGTGCTCCTTGACCGCGGGCGGGGACGATAGGCCTGACGGGGGCTACTGGCGGGGTGACCCTACCGATCGACGGGTGGGGCGGCGTCCCGGGCGGCGGCCTCGGTGTCGACGCGGTGCCCGAGCCACAGGAACCACACCCACAGGCCGGCGAACACCGCCCCGAGGAAGAACATCGCCGGTACCCAGAACCCGGTGGCGACGAGGACGACCTGCAGCCCGGTGCCGAACCACAGCCCGGCCCGGGTCCGGACCAGCCCCGCGCCGAGCAGGCACGCCCCGGCCAGGACGCCGCCGGCCGTCCACACCGTCGCGTCCGGGACGTCGAGCAGCCCGATCGCGGCCAGGACGCCGAAGAGCACGAGCAGGGACTCCAGGGCCAGGCACGTCGCCGCCAGCCGGGACACCGTCCGGGTCGGCGGGGGCACGAGCGTCACCACCGCCGCTCCCGCACCAGCAGGGCCCGGGCCTCCCCCACGACGGTCACCGAACCGGTGACCAGGACGCCGGCACCCAGACCGTCCGCCGCGCCGGCCTCGGCGAGGTTGACGGCCAGCTGCAGGGCGTCGTCCAGGGCCTCGGCGGTGTGCACCCGGTCCTCGCCGAAGATCTCCTCGGCGAGCACCGCGAGCTCCTCCACCGGCACCGCGCGCGGGGACAGCGACCGGCTGACGACGATCTCGTCGAGCACCGGCTCGAGCAGCTCGAGCATCGTCCCGGCGTCCTTGTCGGCGAGCACCCCGACGACGCCGACGAGGTGGCTGAACGCGAACTCCTCCTCGATCGCGGCGACGAGGGCTGCCGTCCCGGCCGGGTTGTGCGCGGCGTCGACCAGGATCGTCGGGCTGGGCCGCAGCACCTCCAGGCGCCCCGGGGAGTCCACGTCGCCGAGCGCGGCGCGCACGACGTCCGCCTCCAGGGCGGTCTGCCCTCCCCCGAGGAACGCCTCGACGGCGGCGACGGCGAGCGCGGCGTTGCGGGCCTGGTGCTCGCCGTGCAGCGGCAGCAGCACCTCCTCGTAGTGCCCGGCGGTCCCGGTCAGGGTGAGCAGCTGGCCGCCGACCGCCAGGGTCCGCTCGGCGACACCGAGCTCGACCCCCTCCCGGGCCACCCGGACGCCGAGCTGGCGGCACCGCTCGAGGACGACGTCGCGAGCGGCGTCCGGCTGTCGCGCCAGGACGACGAGCGCCCCCGGCTTGACCACGCCGGCCTTCTCGGCGGCGATCTCCTCCAGGGAGTCCCCGAGGACCTCGGTGTGGTCCAGGGAGATGGGGGTGATGACCGCGACCTGCGGCTGGACGACGTTCGTGGCGTCCCAGGTCCCACCCAGGCCCACCTCGACGACCGCGACGTCCACCGGGGCGTCGGCGAACGCGGCGAAGGCCATCACCGCGAGCACCTCGAAGTAGGTCAGGGCCGGCTGCCCGGCCGCCCGCAGCCGGCCGTCCACCATGGCGACGTACGGGGCGACGTCCTCGTGCACCTCGGCGAACCGCTCGGGGGTGACCGGCTCGCCGTCGATGCTGATCCGCTCGGTCACGCTGACCAGGTGCGGGCTGGTGAACCGGCCGACCCGCAGGTGGTGCTCGCGCAGCAGCCGGTCGATCATCCGGGTGGTGGAGGACTTGCCGTTGGTGCCGGCGACGTGGATCACCGGGTAGGCCAGGTGCGGGTCGCCGAGCAGGGCAAGGCACTCGCGGACCGGGTCCAGCCGCGGCTGCATCCGGTCCTCGGGGGTGCGGGCGACGAGCTCGGCGAACACCTGCCGCAGCCGGCCCTCGGGGCTCTGCTCGTCACTCACGACCGCTCCACCCGGATCCGTACGGCCAGGCCGTCGCCGACGGTCGTCTGCGTCACGCCGTCCTCGGCCGGCAGTGCGTCGAGGTCGCCGGCCGCACCGAAGGACTCGGCGAGGGTCTCCCCGACCACGAGGTCCTGGTGAGCCACCAGCGCCTCCCACACGGCAGGCTCCCCGGCGACGGTGAGCCGGATCCGGTCACCGATCGCCAGCCCGGCGTCCCGACGGGCCTGCTGGACGGCGCGCACGACGTCCCGGGCCACGCCCTCGGCGGCCAGCTCGGGGCTCACGGTGGTGTCCAGGACGACGAACCCCTCCCCCGGCAGGGTGCCGGTGGCGCGCGAGGCCCCGCCGGCGTCGTCCTCGACCACGGTCTGCACCTCGTACTCGCCCTCGAGCAGGCGGACTCCGCCGGCGACGACGCCGTCCTCCTCGGTGCTCCAGTCCCCGGCGCGGGCGGCGCGGATGGCGACCTGGACGTCCTTGCCGAGCCGCGGCCCGGCGGCCCGGGCGTTGACGACCAGCCGGTGCCGGATCCCGAAGTCCTCCTCGTGGGCCGCGGCGAGGTCGACGAGTCGGACGTCCTTGACGTTCACCTCGTCGGCGACCAGGTCCCGGAAACCGGTGAGGACCTTCGCCCGTGGGCTGACCACGGTGAGCCCGGGCAGCGGCTGGCGCACCCGCAGCCCGCTGCTCTTGCGCAGCCCGAGGGCCGTGGAGCAGACGGCGCGCACGTCGTCCATCGCGGCGAGCAGGTCGTCGTCGGCGGGCAGCTCCTCGGGGTTCGGCCAGTCGGTGAGGTGGACGCTGCGCCCACCGGTCAGGCCGCGCCAGATCTCCTCGGTGGTGAGCGGCAGCAGCGGCGCCGCCACCCGGGTCAGCACCTCCAGGGCGGTGTAGAGGGTGTCGAAGGCGTCGGCGTCCTCCTGCCAGAACCGGTCCCGCGAGCGGCGGATGTACCAGTTCGTCAGGACGTCGAGGTGCCCGCGGACCGACTCGCAGGCCGCGGCGATGTCGTGGCCCTCGAGCTGGTCGCCGACGGTCTGCGCGAGATCACGGGTCTTGGCGAGCAGGTACCGGTCCAGGACGTGCCCGGAGTCGGTGCGCCACCGCGCCTCGTACCCCGCCCCGCCGGCAGCCGCGTTGGCGTACAGGGAGAAGAAGTACCAGGCGTTCCACAACGGGATCATCACCTGGCGGACGCCGTCGCGGATCGCCTGCTCGGTCACCACGAGGTTGCCGCCGCGCAGAACCGGGGAGGACATGAGGAACCAGCGCATCGCGTCCGCGCCGTCCCGGTCGAAGACCTCGTTGACGTCGGGGTAGTTGCGCAGCGACTTGCTCATCTTGCGGCCGTCGTCGCCGAGCAGGATGCCGTGGGCGACGCAGGTGCGGAACGCCGGCCGGTCGAACAGCGCGGTGGCCAGCACGTGCATCGTGTAGAACCAGCCGCGGGTCTGGCCGATGTACTCGACGATGAAGTCGCCGGGGTAGTGATGCTCGAACCAGTCGGCGTTCTCGAACGGGTAGTGCACCTGCGCGAACGGCATCGACCCGGACTCGAACCAGCAGTCGAGCACCTCCGGCACGCGGCGCATCGTCGAGCGGCCGGTCGGGTCGTCAGGGTTGGGGCGGGTCAGCTCGTCCACCGCGGGCCGGTGCAGGTCGGTGACCCGGACGCCGAAGTCCCGCTCCAGCTGCTCCAGAGAGCCGTAGACGTCGACCCGCGGGTAGGCGGGGTCGTCACTGACCCACACCGGGATGGGGCTGCCCCAGTAGCGGTTCCGGCTGATCGACCAGTCCCGGGCGTTCTGCAGCCACTTGCCGAACGAGCCGTCACGGACGTGCTCGGGCACCCAGGTGATCTGCTCGTTGAGCTCCACCATGCGGTCCCGGAACGCGGTGACCTTGACGAACCACGAGGACACCGCACGCTGGATGAGCGGGGTGTCGCAGCGCCAGCAGTGCGGGTACGGGTGGTCGTAGGTCTCGTGCCGGAGCAGCACGGTGCCCTCGGTGACCGCCCCGCCACCGGTCTTGAGGTCCCGGATGATGTCGGCGTTGGCCTCCAGGACGTGCCGGCCGGCGTAGTCGGGGACCTCGGCGGTGAACCGGCCCTGGGCGTCGACCGGGACGACCGCCTCGATCCCGGCGGCGTCGGTGACGACCTTGTCCTCCTCGCCGAAGGCCGGCGCGATGTGCACGATGCCGGTGCCCTCGTCGGTGGTGACGTAGTCGGCGGCCAGGACCTGGTGGGCGTTCTGCCGGCCGAGGAAGTACGACATCGGTGGGGTGTAACGGCGTCCGAGCAGGTCGGTGCCCCGCAGGCGCTGCACCACCCGCGGCTCCTCGCCGTCCGGGCCGGCGAGCTCCCGGGCGTAGTGCGCGACACGCTCGGCCGCGAGGACGTACCGCTCCCCGCCGCTCTCCACGACGACGTACTCCAGGTCGGGGTGCACCGCCATGGCGAGGTTGCTGGGCAGCGTCCACGGCGTCGTCGTCCAGATCAGCGCCAGCTCGCCGGTCTCCAACCGGTAGCCGACGGTGACCGCGGGGTCCTGCCGCGTCCGGTAGACGTCGTCCATCCGGGTCTCGGTGTTGGACAGCGGCGTCTCGCACCGGGTGCAGTACCAGAGCACCCGGTAGCCCTCGTAGATCAGACCCTTGTCGTACAGCGACTTGAAGGCCCACATGACCGACTCCATGTAGTCGAGGTCGAGGGTCTTGTAGTCGTTGTCGAAGTCGACCCAGCGCGCCTGGCGGGTGACGTAGTCCTCCCACTCGTCGGTGTACCGCAGCACCGACGTCCGGCAGGCCGCGTTGAACTCGGCCACACCCATCTGCTCGATCTGGTCCTTGCTCGCGATCCCGAGCTGCTTCTCGGCCTCCACCTCGGCGGGCAGGCCGTGGCAGTCCCAGCCGAAGCGTCGCTCCACCCGGCGCCCGCGCATCGTCTGGAAGCGGGGGACGACGTCCTTGACGTAGCCGGTCAGCAGGTGGCCGTAGTGCGGCAGGCCGTTGGCGAACGGCGGGCCGTCGTAGAAGACGAACTCGTTGCTGCCGTTCTCCCCAGCCGGCCGGGCCTCGACGGAGGCCTCGAACGTGCCGTCGGCGGCCCAGTAGTCGAGCACCCGCCGCTCGATCTCCGGGAACCGGGGGGTGGCGGGCACGCCGTCGGTCGGGTCGCCGTGGGTGGCCTTCGGGTACGTCATCTCTGCCCTCACCGTGATCTTGCAGTTCGTGCCGATCATGGTGCGAGGACGACGTCACCGGGCCGGTCCCGGCAGCACCGCGGTACCACCTCGCTTGCCGGGGCGTGCCCGGCCGCTCGTTCGACGGCTGTCACGGGCCGTACCCGTCCGGTTCTACTGGGGGCCCGTCACGGGACGTGCCCTGTTCTTCCGGAGGCTCACCGGTGATGGCCGGGTCAGTGCCTGTGCGCCCAGTCTAGGGGCCGCGTCCACCGCCGTGCGCTCACTGGTCCCGGACCACCTTGTGCTGGGCCGCCTGGGCCCGGGGCCGGACGACGAGCAGGTCGACGTTGACGTGGTGCGGGCGGGTCAGCGTCCACACGACGCAGTCGGCGACGTCGTCGGCGGTGAGCGGCTCCCGGACGCCGGCGTACACGGCGGCGGCGCGCTCCGCGTCGCCGCGGTACCGCTTCACCGAGAACTCCTCGGTGCGGACCATCCCGGGGGCGATCTCGATCACCCGCACCGGCTCGCCGGCGAGCTCGAGGCGCAGCGTGGCGGCCAGCGCGTGCTCGGCGTGCTTGGCCGCCACGTACCCGCCGCCGCCCTCGTAGGCGACGAACCCCGCGGTTGACGACATCACCACCACGTCGCCGCGTCCCGAGGAGCGCAGGGCGGGCAGCAGCGCCTGGGTGACCCGCAGCGTGCCGAGCACGTTCAGCTCGAACATCGCCTGCCAGTCGCGCGGGTCGGCGTCGGCGACCGGCTCCGCGCCGACCGCTCCGCCGGCGTTGTTGACGAGCGCGTGCACGGGACCGCGCGCGGACGCCTCGACGCCGAGGCGCTCGACGTCCGTAGGGTCGGTGACGTCGACGACGCGGTACTCGCAGCCGGTCTGCCGGGCCAGCTCGGCGAGCCGGTCCTCCCGGCGGGCGACGGCCAGCACGTCCCAGCCCAGCGCCGTCAGCTGGCGCACGGTCGCCGCCCCGATGCCGGAACTGGCACCGGTGACCACGGCCCGCAGGACGTCGTCCCTCATGATCCCCTCCGCGACGTGTCGATCCACCCGCTGGGCGTCACCCCGACGGCTGCAGGTCCCTCCGCAGGACGTGCTTGGTGATCTTGCCAGACGGGTTGCGGGGCAGGGCGTCGCGGACGACGACTTCCCGGGGGATCTTGTAACGGGCCAGCCGCGGGGCCAGGAACTCCCTCAGCTCCTCGACGTCCACCGGGGTGCCGTCCGTGACGAGGAACGCGACGACGGTCTCGCCCCACTCGGGGTGCGGGCGCCCGACGACCGCCGCGTCACGCACGTGCGGGTGCTGCAGAAGGGCTTCCTCCACCTCCGGGGAGAACACGTTCTCGCCACCGGTGATGATGATGTCCTTGAGCCGGTCGACGATGAACAGGTAGCCGTCCTCGTCCACGACGGCAAGGTCGCCGGTCTTGTACCAGGGGCCCTCGAAGCAGGCCGCGGTCGCGTCGGGGTCGTCGAGGTAGCCGACCATCCGGGTGTCGGAACGGATCCACACCTCCCCGGGCTGCCCGGGCGCCACCGGTGCGCCGTCCGGGCCCATCACCCGCACGTCGACCCCGGGCATCCCGCCGGCTCCCACCGACCCGGCCTTGGTCACCT
This DNA window, taken from Kineosporiaceae bacterium SCSIO 59966, encodes the following:
- the ndk gene encoding nucleoside-diphosphate kinase translates to MSEPTTERSLVLVKPDGVRRGLTGEVLRRVEAKGYSLVALRVVRADHDLLSRHYAEHEGKPFYEPLLEFMSSGPVVAAVIEGQRCIEGFRSLAGATDPTLAAPGTIRGDLGRDWGVAVQQNLVHGSDSPQSAVREIAIWFPDLA
- a CDS encoding SDR family oxidoreductase; amino-acid sequence: MRDDVLRAVVTGASSGIGAATVRQLTALGWDVLAVARREDRLAELARQTGCEYRVVDVTDPTDVERLGVEASARGPVHALVNNAGGAVGAEPVADADPRDWQAMFELNVLGTLRVTQALLPALRSSGRGDVVVMSSTAGFVAYEGGGGYVAAKHAEHALAATLRLELAGEPVRVIEIAPGMVRTEEFSVKRYRGDAERAAAVYAGVREPLTADDVADCVVWTLTRPHHVNVDLLVVRPRAQAAQHKVVRDQ
- a CDS encoding bifunctional folylpolyglutamate synthase/dihydrofolate synthase; translation: MQPRLDPVRECLALLGDPHLAYPVIHVAGTNGKSSTTRMIDRLLREHHLRVGRFTSPHLVSVTERISIDGEPVTPERFAEVHEDVAPYVAMVDGRLRAAGQPALTYFEVLAVMAFAAFADAPVDVAVVEVGLGGTWDATNVVQPQVAVITPISLDHTEVLGDSLEEIAAEKAGVVKPGALVVLARQPDAARDVVLERCRQLGVRVAREGVELGVAERTLAVGGQLLTLTGTAGHYEEVLLPLHGEHQARNAALAVAAVEAFLGGGQTALEADVVRAALGDVDSPGRLEVLRPSPTILVDAAHNPAGTAALVAAIEEEFAFSHLVGVVGVLADKDAGTMLELLEPVLDEIVVSRSLSPRAVPVEELAVLAEEIFGEDRVHTAEALDDALQLAVNLAEAGAADGLGAGVLVTGSVTVVGEARALLVRERRW
- a CDS encoding DUF4233 domain-containing protein, with protein sequence MSRLAATCLALESLLVLFGVLAAIGLLDVPDATVWTAGGVLAGACLLGAGLVRTRAGLWFGTGLQVVLVATGFWVPAMFFLGAVFAGLWVWFLWLGHRVDTEAAARDAAPPVDR
- a CDS encoding isoleucine--tRNA ligase, which gives rise to MTYPKATHGDPTDGVPATPRFPEIERRVLDYWAADGTFEASVEARPAGENGSNEFVFYDGPPFANGLPHYGHLLTGYVKDVVPRFQTMRGRRVERRFGWDCHGLPAEVEAEKQLGIASKDQIEQMGVAEFNAACRTSVLRYTDEWEDYVTRQARWVDFDNDYKTLDLDYMESVMWAFKSLYDKGLIYEGYRVLWYCTRCETPLSNTETRMDDVYRTRQDPAVTVGYRLETGELALIWTTTPWTLPSNLAMAVHPDLEYVVVESGGERYVLAAERVAHYARELAGPDGEEPRVVQRLRGTDLLGRRYTPPMSYFLGRQNAHQVLAADYVTTDEGTGIVHIAPAFGEEDKVVTDAAGIEAVVPVDAQGRFTAEVPDYAGRHVLEANADIIRDLKTGGGAVTEGTVLLRHETYDHPYPHCWRCDTPLIQRAVSSWFVKVTAFRDRMVELNEQITWVPEHVRDGSFGKWLQNARDWSISRNRYWGSPIPVWVSDDPAYPRVDVYGSLEQLERDFGVRVTDLHRPAVDELTRPNPDDPTGRSTMRRVPEVLDCWFESGSMPFAQVHYPFENADWFEHHYPGDFIVEYIGQTRGWFYTMHVLATALFDRPAFRTCVAHGILLGDDGRKMSKSLRNYPDVNEVFDRDGADAMRWFLMSSPVLRGGNLVVTEQAIRDGVRQVMIPLWNAWYFFSLYANAAAGGAGYEARWRTDSGHVLDRYLLAKTRDLAQTVGDQLEGHDIAAACESVRGHLDVLTNWYIRRSRDRFWQEDADAFDTLYTALEVLTRVAAPLLPLTTEEIWRGLTGGRSVHLTDWPNPEELPADDDLLAAMDDVRAVCSTALGLRKSSGLRVRQPLPGLTVVSPRAKVLTGFRDLVADEVNVKDVRLVDLAAAHEEDFGIRHRLVVNARAAGPRLGKDVQVAIRAARAGDWSTEEDGVVAGGVRLLEGEYEVQTVVEDDAGGASRATGTLPGEGFVVLDTTVSPELAAEGVARDVVRAVQQARRDAGLAIGDRIRLTVAGEPAVWEALVAHQDLVVGETLAESFGAAGDLDALPAEDGVTQTTVGDGLAVRIRVERS